The Equus quagga isolate Etosha38 chromosome 2, UCLA_HA_Equagga_1.0, whole genome shotgun sequence genome has a window encoding:
- the BLOC1S6 gene encoding biogenesis of lysosome-related organelles complex 1 subunit 6 gives MSVPGPSPPDGVLTAPPDCLGAAEPTLGLSDTSPDEGLVEDLMVDDKAVEQLAEGLLSHYLPDLQRSKQALQELTQNQVVLLDTLEQEISKFKECHSMLDINALFTEAKHYHAKLVNIRKEMLMLHEKTSKLKKRALKLQQKRQKEELEREQQREKEFEREKQLTAKPAKRT, from the exons ATGAGCGTCCCTGGGCCGTCCCCCCCGGACGGGGTCCTGACAGCGCCGCCGGACTGTCTGGGGGCCGCGGAGCCTACGCTGG GTTTAAGTGACACTTCTCCAGACGAAGGGTTAGTAGAGGACCTGATGGTAGACGACAAAGCTGTGGAGCAGCTGGCGGAAGGATTGCTTTCTCACTACCTGCCCGATCTGCAGAGATCCAAACAGGCCCTCCAGGAACTCAC ACAGAACCAAGTTGTCTTATTAGACACACTGGaacaagaaatttcaaaatttaaagaatgtCATTCCATGTTGGATATTAATGCTTTG TTCACTGAAGCGAAACACTATCATGCCAAGTTGGTGAATATAAGAAAAGAGATGCTGATGCTTCATGAAAAGACATCAAAGTTAAAA aaaagagCACTTAAGCTGCAGCAGAAGAGGCAAAAAGAAGAGTTGGAAAGGGAACAGCAACGAGAGAAggaatttgaaagagaaaagcagttaACTGCCAAACCAGCTAAACGGACGTGA